A single Anopheles maculipalpis chromosome 3RL, idAnoMacuDA_375_x, whole genome shotgun sequence DNA region contains:
- the LOC126564353 gene encoding transcription factor glial cells missing-like, which translates to MVIVQSNVINSSGAGGQLGIDWDINDPSVPIVTESDYDGFNEWSDGHCRYIYRATSEEAKRHSSGWAMRNTNNHNVNILKKSCLGVLVCSAGCILPNGDKIHLRPAICDKARRKQQGKACPNRLCIGGILEILPCRGHCGYPVTHFWRHTPHAIFFQAKGVHDHPRPEAKSSGETRRVLGLGRRERVLRTVQSKMNKINGIKQSRKTSKQLYTIAKATSYSSLSSNEVVKSPDSSFEESSYQIDYVNGTAAPNGCHYGNSHHSQVHQLQQQQPPLQCAQNPPQDYSQNCFYDTNFIHPEEIFQLDQPLRPVTGTVSNKYQQPQQQLVGSPPGNMFDLDLGTDGKSTYSSKPDQFSPYRGTEFSSTGIGRYFDCVKYESSTDTDTASLTSSGCSSVLDDIAYYASPQVDYQNNNNHATNNNSLAQLDMNKIGLRACDGINSFFISQSSCVSPTTTNDRKSSDPGHHVHTQHTQLDGTAYGSGTLSYENYSASSSPSASQLYGSYETAIIGQAGLGQSLTHQTSTSSPHSTDGRMVPTTQLVASSMTSCDQQQQSTTADGGCWWNNSFFQTTLGTSSTSSEGWNQTYQESSSAVGNQHQLDQQFYGLEQCEYLS; encoded by the exons ATGGTGATTGT GCAATCGAACGTGATCAACTCGAGCGGTGCCGGTGGACAGCTTGGCATCGACTGGGACATTAACGATCCCAGCGTGCCGATCGTGACCGAGTCGGACTACGATGGATTTAACGAGTGGAGCGATGGCCACTGTCGGTATATCTATCGGGCAACGAGCGAGGAGGCAAAGCGCCATTCGTCAGGCTGGGCGATGcgcaacaccaacaaccacaatGTGAATATCCTGAAGAAGAGTTGCCTCGGTGTGTTGGTATGTTCGGCTGGGTGCATCCTGCCGAACGGGGATAAGATACATCTACGGCCGGCCATATGTGACAAGGCACGGCGCAAGCAGCAAGGCAAGGCCTGTCCAAACAG ATTGTGCATTGGAGGTATACTGGAGATACTGCCTTGCCGGGGACACTGTGGTTACCCGGTGACTCACTTTTGGCGTCACACACCGCACGCAATATTTTTCCAAGCCAAAGGAGTGCACGATCATCCACGGCCGGAAGCGAAATCATCTGGTGAAACGCGTCGAGTGTTGGGATTGGGACGTCGTGAGCGTGTACTACGGACGGTGCAGTCTAAAATGAACAAG ATAAATGGCATCAAACAGTCGAGGAAAACGTCTAAGCAGCTTTACACCATCGCAAAGGCAACTAGCTACAGCTCTCTCTCGTCAAATGAGGTCGTCAAATCGCCAGATTCCTCCTTCGAGGAGAGTAGCTACCAAATAGATTATGTTAACGGAACTGCCGCACCGAACGGTTGCCACTACGGAAACAGTCACCATTCCCAAGTGCACCAgcttcagcaacagcaaccaccTCTCCAATGTGCACAGAACCCACCACAGGATTATTCACAAAATTGTTTCTATGACACAAACTTTATCCACCCCGAGGAGATCTTCCAGCTCGACCAACCGCTACGTCCAGTAACTGGCACCGTGAGCAACAAGTAccaacagccgcagcaacagctaGTTGGATCTCCTCCAGGCAACATGTTTGATCTGGACCTGGGAACAGATGGCAAATCTACGTACAGCAGTAAACCCGATCAGTTCTCCCCCTACCGAGGCACCGAATTTTCCTCCACCGGCATTGGTCGATACTTTGATTGTGTCAAGTACGAAAGCAGTACCGATACGGACACGGCGAGTCTTACCAGCAGTGGATGCTCCAGTGTTCTAGACGATATTGCGTACTACGCCAGTCCGCAGGTCGATTaccagaacaacaacaaccacgccaccaacaacaactccCTTGCGCAACTCGACATGAACAAGATCGGACTGCGTGCGTGCGATGGCATCAATTCGTTCTTTATTAGCCAATCAAGTTGCGTGTCACCGACGACGACTAATGATCGCAAGTCGTCTGACCCGGGCCACCACGTACACACGCAACACACTCAGCTGGATGGTACTGCGTACGGCTCCGGGACACTAAGTTACGAGAATTATAGTGCGTCTTCCTCGCCGAGTGCGTCCCAGCTGTACGGTAGCTACGAGACGGCGATAATCGGGCAGGCGGGTTTGGGACAATCGTTGACTCATCAAACGTCCACCTCATCGCCTCACTCGACTGATGGACGGATGGTACCGACGACACAGTTGGTAGCTTCGAGCATGACTTCTTgtgaccagcagcaacagtcaaCGACGGCCGATGGTGGATGCTGGTGGAACAATAGCTTCTTCCAGACTACATTGGGGACATCATCTACGAGCTCGGAGGGATGGAATCAGACGTATCAGGAGAGTTCGAGTGCCGTCGGCAATCAGCATCAGCTGGACCAACAATTCTACGGACTGGAGCAGTGTGAATACCTCAGCTAG